One window of the Rhodococcus sovatensis genome contains the following:
- a CDS encoding enoyl-CoA hydratase-related protein — MTTSESTGTVDLVDGVLQITVATDAAGTSLSGAAMVEGANALHALNSGELTAGAVLLLGSGSNFCAGGNVRAFAAAPVRGAYVRGVADEFHRFVVELAATTVPVVAGVQGWAAGAGMSLVCHADIAIGGRSTKLRPAYSGIGLTPDGGLTWTLPRIVGPARARDILLSDSVLHGEEAVRLGILSRLVGDDIIISEAQRLARTLAAGPTAAFEGVKALLQKSDTHTLAEQLDAEAASIAAAADGPTGHEGVDAFVEKRRPDFS, encoded by the coding sequence GTGACAACTTCCGAAAGCACCGGGACCGTCGACCTCGTAGACGGCGTACTTCAGATCACCGTGGCCACCGACGCGGCCGGCACTTCACTGAGCGGCGCCGCCATGGTCGAGGGAGCGAACGCTCTCCACGCGCTCAATTCAGGAGAACTGACCGCAGGCGCCGTCCTCCTCCTTGGTTCGGGTTCCAATTTCTGCGCAGGCGGAAACGTTCGGGCATTCGCGGCCGCCCCCGTCCGCGGCGCCTACGTTCGAGGCGTAGCCGACGAGTTCCATCGCTTCGTGGTCGAACTCGCCGCGACCACCGTCCCAGTCGTTGCCGGTGTTCAGGGATGGGCAGCAGGCGCCGGGATGAGCCTGGTTTGCCACGCCGATATCGCGATCGGTGGCCGCTCGACCAAATTGCGCCCGGCGTATTCCGGCATCGGTCTGACCCCGGACGGGGGTCTGACATGGACGCTTCCGCGAATCGTCGGGCCCGCTCGTGCCCGCGATATTCTGCTCAGCGATTCGGTCCTGCACGGTGAGGAAGCAGTCCGGCTCGGAATCCTGAGTCGACTCGTCGGTGACGACATCATCATCAGTGAGGCCCAGCGCCTCGCCCGTACCCTTGCTGCCGGACCGACCGCGGCGTTCGAGGGCGTCAAGGCACTACTGCAGAAGTCCGACACCCACACCCTGGCAGAGCAACTCGATGCCGAGGCCGCGTCGATTGCTGCAGCCGCCGACGGTCCGACCGGCCACGAAGGAGTCGACGCATTCGTGGAAAAGCGTCGACCCGACTTCTCGTAG
- a CDS encoding Lrp/AsnC ligand binding domain-containing protein, whose amino-acid sequence MVQAFILVQTEVGRSALVASALQDVRGVETAEAVLGPYDVVVRIVAEDEAELTAIVARVQKADAITRTLTCQVAGIPA is encoded by the coding sequence ATGGTGCAAGCATTCATCCTCGTACAGACAGAGGTAGGTCGATCCGCTCTGGTCGCATCGGCGCTGCAAGACGTTCGTGGAGTCGAAACGGCGGAGGCCGTACTCGGTCCGTACGACGTCGTCGTCCGTATCGTTGCCGAGGACGAGGCAGAACTGACCGCAATCGTCGCCCGCGTACAGAAAGCCGACGCCATCACCCGGACGCTGACGTGTCAGGTCGCGGGCATCCCCGCGTGA
- a CDS encoding D-alanine--D-alanine ligase family protein: MSGTRIKVAVIFGGRSNEHAVSCVSAGSVLRHIDPERYDVVPVGITNEGAWVLGAQDVGELAIHGRVLPSVDKNSTALALSADPGRKGALLSLDDGDAGSVLSSVDVVFPLLHGAYGEDGTVQGLLELAGVPYVGPGVLASAAGMDKEFTKKLLAAEDLPVGRQVVLRRGVDSLSAEQKEFLGLPVFVKPSRGGSSIGISRVSSWDQLAGAITYARVHDPKVIIEGAIAGREVECGVLEFPDGSVRASVVAEIRMRDAPVDDHAFYDFDSKYLDDVCEFDVPAVLSDDVSDEIRRIAVDAFRALDCQGLARVDLFVTEDGPIINEINTMPGFTSISMFPKMWDAAGVDYRTLIDTLIETALARGTGLR, translated from the coding sequence GTGAGTGGAACCCGTATCAAAGTTGCCGTGATCTTCGGCGGACGAAGCAATGAGCACGCGGTTTCCTGCGTCTCCGCAGGCAGTGTGCTCCGGCACATCGATCCCGAGCGCTACGACGTCGTGCCTGTCGGCATCACGAATGAGGGCGCGTGGGTGCTCGGGGCGCAGGACGTCGGTGAACTCGCCATCCACGGACGAGTGCTGCCGAGTGTGGACAAGAACTCGACGGCTCTGGCGTTGTCCGCCGATCCTGGCAGGAAGGGCGCACTGCTCTCGTTGGACGACGGTGACGCAGGCTCGGTCCTGTCCTCGGTCGACGTCGTCTTTCCGCTGCTGCACGGTGCGTACGGCGAGGACGGCACGGTTCAGGGGCTACTCGAACTTGCAGGGGTTCCCTATGTCGGACCGGGTGTCCTCGCGAGCGCTGCCGGCATGGACAAGGAGTTCACCAAGAAACTTCTTGCCGCCGAAGATCTTCCCGTGGGCAGACAGGTCGTGCTTCGGCGTGGTGTCGACTCTCTGAGCGCCGAGCAGAAGGAGTTTCTGGGTCTACCGGTATTCGTCAAACCCTCCCGCGGGGGATCGTCCATCGGGATCAGTCGGGTCAGCAGTTGGGATCAGCTGGCCGGTGCGATCACGTATGCGCGCGTCCACGATCCGAAAGTGATCATCGAAGGCGCGATCGCGGGTCGTGAGGTCGAATGTGGAGTGCTGGAGTTCCCGGACGGTTCCGTGCGTGCGAGCGTTGTCGCAGAGATCCGCATGCGCGATGCCCCGGTGGACGATCACGCGTTCTACGACTTCGACAGCAAGTACCTCGACGACGTCTGTGAATTCGACGTTCCCGCTGTCCTCTCGGACGACGTCAGCGACGAGATCCGCCGGATCGCCGTGGACGCGTTCCGCGCGCTGGATTGCCAAGGTCTTGCCCGCGTCGACCTGTTCGTCACCGAGGACGGACCGATCATCAACGAAATCAACACCATGCCCGGCTTCACTTCGATCTCGATGTTCCCCAAGATGTGGGATGCCGCGGGAGTCGACTACCGGACTCTGATCGACACGCTCATCGAGACGGCATTGGCGCGCGGCACCGGGCTCAGATAG
- a CDS encoding DUF3515 domain-containing protein, which translates to MMTIEPQSPEPQSSERRHPAVIATAVALPIALLVGVIVAAVTVSGNATRPPEALGPVDAPAAESSGCAALLDALPQALGDYTQTELVDPAPTGARAYAPDDDASEAIVLRCGLPRPAGFDVASALQVVNGVQWFEVSGADTGIDASTWYTVDRPVYVALTIPGGSGPTPLQDASDSIAAALPQTALDPAPLQ; encoded by the coding sequence ATGATGACAATCGAACCCCAGTCGCCGGAACCCCAGTCGTCCGAGCGGCGTCACCCCGCAGTCATCGCGACGGCCGTGGCCCTGCCCATCGCATTGCTCGTCGGGGTCATCGTCGCCGCCGTCACGGTGTCCGGCAATGCAACACGCCCCCCGGAAGCACTCGGGCCCGTCGACGCCCCCGCCGCCGAGAGTTCGGGCTGTGCGGCACTTCTGGATGCGCTCCCCCAAGCCCTCGGCGACTACACCCAAACCGAACTCGTGGATCCCGCGCCTACGGGCGCTCGCGCGTACGCCCCCGACGACGACGCGTCCGAGGCGATAGTTCTTCGATGCGGTCTACCTCGTCCTGCCGGGTTCGACGTGGCCTCCGCACTCCAGGTTGTCAACGGCGTTCAGTGGTTCGAGGTGTCGGGAGCCGACACAGGAATCGATGCAAGTACCTGGTACACCGTCGATCGTCCGGTGTACGTAGCGCTGACGATTCCCGGCGGTTCCGGACCGACACCGCTGCAGGACGCGTCGGACTCCATCGCGGCAGCGTTGCCGCAGACTGCGCTCGACCCTGCACCTCTGCAGTGA
- the cofC gene encoding 2-phospho-L-lactate guanylyltransferase: MSTAHVVIAVKDLAAAKTRLAEAFADTDRARLVAAMFRDTVVAARAVDAVSAITVVTPDPSIAAAAVDLGARVVEEPCDRTPQDSVARLNSAFEAAASIVRAEGSADIIALQADLPALRSAELAQAYLAARGHARSVVSDHHGTGTAALIVDGSSGEFAPLFGPSSARRHRESGAYDLDGHWPGLRLDVDTIDDVREAHALGVGQATAAVLRSLGW; this comes from the coding sequence ATGAGTACCGCGCACGTGGTGATCGCAGTCAAGGATCTCGCCGCAGCCAAGACACGTTTGGCCGAGGCCTTCGCCGATACCGACCGTGCCCGTCTGGTCGCCGCAATGTTCCGGGACACCGTCGTCGCCGCGCGCGCGGTGGACGCCGTCTCGGCCATCACCGTCGTCACGCCGGATCCTTCCATTGCCGCCGCCGCAGTCGACTTGGGCGCCCGGGTGGTCGAGGAACCGTGCGACCGAACACCCCAGGACTCCGTTGCGCGACTCAATTCGGCCTTCGAGGCAGCGGCCTCGATTGTGCGCGCCGAGGGCAGTGCCGACATCATCGCGTTGCAGGCGGACCTCCCCGCACTCCGGTCCGCCGAATTGGCGCAGGCCTACCTCGCGGCTCGCGGGCATGCCAGGTCCGTCGTGAGTGATCATCATGGGACCGGAACGGCTGCCTTGATCGTCGACGGGTCGTCCGGTGAGTTCGCACCGCTGTTCGGACCCTCCTCGGCGCGGCGGCACCGCGAGTCGGGCGCATACGATCTCGACGGACACTGGCCGGGCCTCCGGCTCGACGTCGACACCATCGACGATGTGCGGGAGGCTCACGCCCTCGGTGTCGGCCAGGCAACCGCTGCGGTTCTGCGTTCGCTGGGCTGGTAG
- a CDS encoding thiamine-phosphate kinase yields the protein MVTAEKRNNIDIGADRDESHSPTVAQVGEFGVIDRSTRGRIQSSHTILGPGDDAAVVAAADGRVVATTDMLVEGRHFRLDWSSPIDVGRKAVAQNGADISAMGARCTGFLVALGCPASTSVEVTDGLSEGFWREAQRAGASIIGGDLVQSEELVISITALGDLEGRPPVLRSGARPGDVVAVFGHLGWSAAGLAVLEAGRSGHAALVDAHRVPAPEYEQGVSAALAGATSLTDVSDGLVADLGHIAQASSVSVDLNSDLLDTGSEIVSAATDLGVSVLSWVLGGGEDHAFAATFPRTARIPDGWTVVGHVSGPSGAPMVTVDGEPFSGPAGWSSFDGSTE from the coding sequence GTGGTCACAGCAGAAAAGAGGAACAACATCGACATCGGCGCTGACCGAGACGAATCCCACAGTCCAACGGTCGCTCAGGTCGGGGAGTTCGGCGTGATCGACCGATCGACGAGAGGTCGGATCCAATCGAGCCACACGATCCTCGGACCGGGCGACGACGCTGCAGTCGTTGCTGCGGCAGACGGTCGAGTGGTCGCGACGACCGATATGTTGGTGGAGGGCAGGCACTTCCGGCTGGACTGGTCGAGTCCGATCGACGTCGGACGGAAGGCCGTCGCGCAGAACGGGGCCGACATTTCGGCCATGGGAGCTCGCTGCACCGGATTCCTGGTTGCTCTCGGGTGCCCTGCCTCGACGTCGGTGGAGGTGACGGACGGTCTGTCCGAGGGGTTCTGGCGCGAAGCGCAACGCGCTGGTGCATCGATCATCGGTGGAGATCTAGTCCAGTCCGAGGAGCTCGTGATTTCCATCACCGCACTCGGTGATCTCGAAGGACGACCGCCGGTGCTGCGCTCGGGCGCCCGCCCAGGTGATGTAGTCGCCGTCTTCGGACACCTCGGTTGGTCGGCGGCGGGTCTCGCAGTCCTCGAAGCGGGTCGGTCGGGGCATGCGGCACTCGTCGACGCTCATCGAGTGCCGGCACCCGAATACGAACAGGGTGTGTCCGCCGCACTGGCGGGAGCGACATCGCTGACGGATGTGTCCGACGGCCTCGTCGCCGATTTGGGTCACATCGCGCAAGCCTCCTCGGTCTCGGTCGACCTGAACAGTGATTTGCTGGACACCGGGAGCGAGATCGTCTCTGCCGCCACCGATCTGGGGGTGTCAGTTCTTTCGTGGGTTCTGGGTGGAGGCGAAGATCACGCCTTCGCTGCGACGTTTCCCCGGACGGCACGGATTCCCGACGGCTGGACGGTGGTGGGCCACGTGTCAGGTCCTTCGGGGGCGCCGATGGTGACAGTGGACGGAGAGCCGTTCTCCGGTCCCGCCGGATGGTCCAGCTTCGACGGGAGCACCGAATGA
- the rpmB gene encoding 50S ribosomal protein L28: MAAVCDVCAKGPGFGKSVSHSHRRTNRRWNPNIQTVHAQVAPGNSKRMNVCTSCLKAGKVVRG, from the coding sequence ATGGCTGCCGTCTGCGACGTATGCGCCAAAGGGCCCGGCTTCGGTAAGTCGGTCTCGCACTCGCACCGACGGACCAACCGTCGTTGGAACCCGAACATCCAGACCGTTCACGCTCAGGTTGCCCCCGGCAACTCCAAGCGCATGAACGTCTGCACTTCCTGCCTCAAGGCAGGCAAGGTGGTTCGGGGCTGA
- the recG gene encoding ATP-dependent DNA helicase RecG: MVGLSDRLDVLLGKKVAEPLAELFGLLTVEDLLRYYPHRYMTQGAELTEKEPPEGEHITIVATITASKLRDMKARRGQFLAVSLEADGQQIDATFFSPHKLKHVLVPGRKGMFSGKVKYFGRRWNLTHPGYVILGGDDEDGAVVPQGRIVGGGALAGMARGAVDATTGSVDMSVFDRRFVPLYPASKEVESWTFMRAVRQILDGLDTVEDPVPGEILAERELVSLDTALHWIHFPDSVEEKEQARARLKFDEALAVQLVLAARRRDVSTRAAPPCPPVADGVAAEFEQRLPFTLTAGQQRVAEEISNDLTRDHPMSRLLQGEVGSGKTIVALRAMLQVIDAGHQCALLAPTEVLAAQHARSISMMLGTLAGAGELGADELAIKVTLLTGSMGTAAKKKALLDTVTGDAGIVIGTHALIQDRVEFMDLAMVVVDEQHRFGVEQRDALRSKARDGSSPHLLVMTATPIPRTIAMASLGDLETSTLDELPRGRAPIISNVVSSKDKPAWVDRAWQRINEEVSRGRQAYVVCSRIGGDEAEKKPRTRNAMHDDNVLPETKSAVDMFEMLSSGPLADLRVGLLHGRMHPDDKDAAMQEFNAGEIDVLVCTTVVEVGVDVPNATVMVIVDADRFGISQLHQLRGRIGRGGHQGLCIMISQLGSMGPTFARLQSVAATNDGFELAKLDLQTRREGDVLGAAQSGTVSSMRLLSLIDDEDVIADAHACARSLFDADPEMTDHPGIVSMMKSAWRSDRADYLDKS, from the coding sequence ATGGTCGGCTTATCTGATCGACTCGACGTCCTCCTGGGCAAGAAGGTCGCGGAACCATTGGCCGAGCTGTTCGGACTCCTGACCGTCGAGGATCTGTTGCGGTACTACCCGCATCGATATATGACGCAGGGCGCGGAACTGACCGAAAAAGAACCGCCCGAAGGCGAGCACATCACCATCGTCGCGACCATCACGGCTTCGAAGTTGCGTGACATGAAGGCCCGTAGAGGACAATTTCTCGCGGTCTCGCTCGAAGCCGACGGACAGCAGATCGACGCGACGTTCTTCAGCCCCCACAAACTCAAGCACGTGCTCGTGCCCGGCCGGAAGGGAATGTTCTCGGGCAAAGTCAAGTACTTCGGTCGACGGTGGAACCTGACGCACCCCGGATACGTCATTCTCGGCGGAGACGACGAGGACGGCGCAGTTGTGCCGCAGGGCCGGATCGTCGGTGGTGGTGCCCTGGCAGGGATGGCGCGCGGGGCGGTGGACGCAACAACGGGCAGCGTCGACATGTCGGTGTTCGATCGTCGGTTCGTTCCGTTGTACCCGGCGTCCAAAGAGGTGGAGAGCTGGACGTTCATGCGTGCAGTTCGGCAGATTCTCGACGGACTCGACACCGTCGAGGACCCGGTGCCCGGTGAGATACTCGCCGAGCGTGAACTGGTCTCCCTGGACACGGCGCTGCACTGGATCCACTTTCCCGACTCCGTCGAAGAGAAGGAGCAAGCGCGAGCGCGTCTGAAATTCGACGAGGCCCTCGCCGTTCAGTTGGTGCTGGCCGCGAGGCGCCGCGACGTGTCCACACGCGCAGCGCCACCGTGCCCACCTGTCGCCGACGGCGTGGCGGCGGAGTTCGAGCAGCGTCTTCCGTTCACGCTCACTGCAGGACAGCAGCGGGTAGCCGAGGAGATCTCGAACGATCTGACACGGGATCACCCGATGTCCCGCCTACTGCAGGGTGAGGTCGGTTCCGGCAAGACCATCGTGGCTCTCCGGGCGATGCTGCAGGTGATCGACGCAGGTCATCAGTGCGCGCTGTTGGCGCCCACAGAGGTCCTCGCGGCACAGCACGCGCGCTCGATCTCGATGATGCTGGGCACGCTCGCGGGGGCTGGCGAACTCGGTGCGGACGAACTGGCGATCAAGGTGACGCTGCTCACCGGTTCGATGGGAACTGCGGCGAAGAAGAAGGCTCTGCTGGATACGGTCACCGGTGACGCAGGCATCGTGATCGGTACCCACGCACTCATCCAGGATCGCGTCGAGTTCATGGACCTCGCGATGGTCGTCGTCGACGAGCAGCACAGGTTCGGTGTCGAGCAACGCGATGCACTGAGGTCGAAGGCCCGGGACGGGTCGAGCCCGCACCTGCTCGTCATGACTGCCACGCCGATCCCTCGAACCATCGCTATGGCGTCGCTCGGCGACCTGGAAACATCCACCCTCGACGAACTGCCTCGCGGACGGGCACCGATCATCAGCAATGTGGTGTCGTCGAAGGACAAACCTGCGTGGGTCGATCGCGCGTGGCAGCGCATCAACGAGGAGGTATCGAGGGGGCGTCAGGCGTACGTCGTGTGCTCGCGGATCGGTGGCGACGAGGCCGAGAAGAAGCCGCGGACCCGCAATGCCATGCACGACGACAATGTCCTTCCCGAGACGAAGTCCGCGGTGGACATGTTCGAGATGCTGAGCTCCGGCCCGCTCGCAGATCTGCGGGTAGGTCTGCTGCACGGGCGCATGCATCCGGACGACAAGGACGCAGCCATGCAGGAATTCAACGCGGGCGAGATCGATGTGCTCGTCTGCACGACGGTCGTCGAGGTCGGCGTCGACGTCCCGAACGCCACGGTGATGGTCATCGTCGATGCGGACCGATTCGGCATCAGCCAACTCCACCAGCTTCGGGGGCGTATCGGCAGAGGCGGGCATCAAGGGCTCTGCATCATGATCAGCCAGCTCGGTTCGATGGGACCGACGTTCGCTCGGCTTCAGTCGGTGGCAGCCACCAACGACGGATTCGAACTGGCGAAGCTCGACCTCCAGACCAGAAGGGAAGGCGACGTACTCGGTGCCGCGCAGTCCGGAACCGTCAGTAGCATGCGGCTCCTGTCGCTCATCGACGACGAAGACGTGATCGCCGACGCGCACGCGTGCGCCAGAAGCCTGTTCGACGCCGATCCGGAGATGACGGACCACCCGGGCATCGTGTCGATGATGAAATCCGCGTGGAGATCGGACCGCGCGGACTACCTCGACAAGTCCTGA
- a CDS encoding DAK2 domain-containing protein, whose product MGEVVDREVSAAVTELGADELRQWAYRCVDGLTDRREEINELNVFPIPDSDTGTNLVFTVRSAVECMRSAGPHADLAAVAASLARGAVAGARGNSGVIVSQLMRALAEECRSGRLDGPGVARVLGRASNLVGEVVSVPVEGTIVTVLAVAADAATESAGSDLAAVVLRASESAAVALDRTRSQLSVLDAAGVVDAGALGLVVMLDCFSAVVTGTLPTRPRYHRTIVASNPTKFRSVTEGEHHHRGASSIGGYEVLYGLTDIGEDDVVALRSALSELGDSTVVAGDGAGSWSVHVHTANAGLAVEVGLAVGRVHGIRIDALSTMDCVDGPATAVNADGHGRDILAVVAGDGAEQLYVSEGAAVLRCDTRRIGTSELCDAILRAEHPEVLVLPNGALSAQELVSVSIASRTAGKDVLMLPSSSMVQGLAALAVHDPTRAAVDDAFAMSEAAAGTRWASLRITDERSLTWVGMCEPGNGLGLAGREVVVIGQDVLAAGRALLDQLLSVGGEMVTMLHGESVAGQPDPADVAEGLSVYIADRHPGIEVVVYTGGQPGDVVQLGVE is encoded by the coding sequence ATGGGTGAGGTGGTCGACCGCGAGGTATCGGCGGCGGTGACGGAACTGGGCGCCGATGAACTCAGACAGTGGGCCTATCGCTGTGTCGACGGTCTCACCGACCGGCGCGAGGAGATCAACGAGCTGAACGTGTTTCCCATACCGGATTCCGATACCGGCACGAATCTGGTGTTCACCGTGCGGTCGGCTGTCGAGTGCATGAGAAGCGCAGGCCCGCACGCCGATCTCGCTGCAGTTGCAGCGAGCCTCGCTCGAGGTGCGGTGGCAGGTGCCCGTGGCAATTCCGGTGTCATCGTGTCCCAGTTGATGCGCGCCCTGGCCGAGGAATGCCGCAGTGGTCGTCTCGATGGTCCAGGTGTGGCGCGAGTCCTCGGGCGGGCATCGAACCTCGTCGGCGAGGTCGTCAGTGTTCCTGTGGAGGGCACGATCGTGACAGTTCTGGCCGTCGCGGCCGATGCCGCCACCGAGTCGGCAGGATCCGATCTCGCCGCGGTCGTGCTTCGTGCGAGTGAGTCCGCTGCCGTTGCACTCGATCGCACTCGATCGCAGTTGTCGGTGCTCGATGCTGCGGGCGTCGTCGATGCCGGTGCTCTGGGGCTCGTCGTCATGCTCGATTGCTTCTCGGCCGTGGTGACGGGGACGCTGCCCACACGTCCGCGCTATCACCGAACCATCGTCGCTTCGAACCCGACGAAGTTTCGATCGGTGACCGAGGGAGAGCATCACCATCGCGGCGCATCGTCGATCGGTGGGTACGAGGTTCTCTACGGACTGACGGACATCGGCGAGGACGACGTAGTTGCACTGCGATCTGCACTCAGCGAATTGGGTGATTCGACGGTGGTCGCCGGAGACGGTGCAGGCAGCTGGTCCGTGCACGTGCACACAGCCAATGCGGGCCTGGCAGTAGAGGTGGGCCTCGCTGTCGGTCGAGTGCACGGCATTCGCATCGACGCACTGAGCACGATGGACTGTGTGGACGGGCCGGCGACGGCGGTAAACGCCGACGGTCACGGGAGAGACATCCTTGCCGTCGTCGCAGGCGACGGCGCCGAGCAACTGTATGTGAGCGAGGGTGCTGCAGTACTTCGGTGCGACACGAGACGAATCGGCACGTCGGAGCTGTGCGATGCCATCCTGCGCGCCGAACACCCGGAGGTGCTCGTCCTTCCCAACGGTGCGCTCTCCGCTCAGGAGCTGGTCTCGGTGTCCATCGCTTCGCGCACCGCGGGCAAGGACGTGCTCATGCTTCCCTCGTCGTCGATGGTTCAGGGCTTGGCAGCGCTCGCTGTGCACGATCCGACGCGAGCAGCGGTGGACGACGCGTTCGCGATGTCCGAGGCCGCGGCGGGCACACGCTGGGCATCACTGCGCATCACTGACGAGAGATCCCTCACGTGGGTAGGAATGTGCGAGCCCGGCAACGGCCTCGGGCTGGCGGGCCGTGAGGTAGTGGTGATCGGCCAGGACGTGCTCGCAGCCGGACGCGCCCTGCTGGATCAATTGTTGTCGGTGGGTGGTGAGATGGTGACGATGCTGCACGGCGAGTCGGTGGCTGGACAACCCGACCCGGCGGACGTCGCGGAAGGACTGTCGGTCTACATCGCGGATCGTCATCCTGGCATCGAAGTGGTCGTTTACACAGGCGGGCAGCCCGGCGACGTGGTGCAACTCGGCGTCGAGTGA
- a CDS encoding uracil-DNA glycosylase has product MTARPLHDIIEKGWATALQPVEEQIAAMGEMLRAESAAGRGYLPSGENVLRAFTRPFDDVRVLIVGQDPYPTPGHAVGLSFSVAPDVRPVPRSLANIFKEYTSDLGFPTPSSGDLSPWADQGVLLLNRVLTVQPGVAGSHRRKGWEAVTEQAIRALVARGDGDDKAGLVALLWGRDAATLKPMLGSTQCIESVHPSPLSASRGFFGSAPFSRANELLVAGGHEPIDWRLP; this is encoded by the coding sequence ATGACTGCGCGACCGCTGCACGACATCATCGAAAAGGGTTGGGCCACAGCGCTGCAACCGGTCGAGGAGCAGATAGCGGCGATGGGCGAGATGCTCCGCGCGGAATCGGCCGCCGGACGCGGCTACCTCCCGTCGGGAGAGAATGTGCTGCGGGCCTTCACCAGGCCGTTCGACGATGTCAGGGTACTGATCGTCGGGCAGGATCCCTACCCGACTCCTGGGCACGCCGTCGGGTTGAGCTTCTCGGTCGCACCCGACGTCCGGCCCGTTCCCCGCAGTCTGGCCAATATTTTCAAGGAGTACACCTCCGATCTCGGGTTCCCGACTCCATCGAGCGGAGATCTCTCGCCCTGGGCCGATCAGGGTGTGCTGTTGCTCAACCGCGTGCTGACGGTGCAACCCGGGGTTGCGGGTTCGCATCGCCGGAAGGGGTGGGAAGCGGTGACAGAGCAAGCGATTCGAGCTCTCGTCGCGCGAGGTGACGGAGACGACAAGGCCGGTTTGGTTGCACTTCTGTGGGGCCGCGATGCGGCCACGCTCAAACCGATGCTCGGTTCGACGCAGTGTATCGAGTCGGTGCATCCGTCACCGCTCTCGGCGTCGCGCGGCTTCTTCGGATCCGCCCCGTTCAGCCGTGCCAACGAACTGCTCGTCGCAGGAGGCCACGAACCCATCGACTGGAGGCTGCCGTAG
- a CDS encoding NAD(P)H-dependent glycerol-3-phosphate dehydrogenase, which yields MTRAAVLGSGSWGTAYAKVLADAGTDVTMWARRSELATSIAEGHENPDYLPGITLPENITATSDPQRALEGADIVVLAVPSQSLRANLAEWTESIPEDATLLSLAKGIETGTLLRMSQVIAQVTGADPSRIASLSGPNLARPIAEGQPAATVIACTDSRRALEVQKSCATGYFRPYTNTDVIGCEIGGACKNVIALACGMASGVGYGENTLASIMTRGLAEIIRLGTALGAKPATLAGLAGVGDLVATCSSTLSRNRTFGERLGAGGSMESAQKAAHGQVAEGVKSCTSVRALAESYDVEMPLTEAVHRVCHEGLSVPDAVGHLLGRRIKPE from the coding sequence ATGACCAGAGCAGCGGTACTCGGTTCCGGATCTTGGGGGACGGCGTACGCCAAGGTGTTGGCCGACGCGGGCACCGACGTGACGATGTGGGCTCGGCGCTCCGAGCTGGCCACCTCGATCGCCGAAGGACACGAGAACCCTGATTACCTACCAGGTATCACCCTTCCTGAGAACATCACCGCCACCAGCGATCCCCAACGCGCGCTCGAAGGCGCCGACATCGTGGTTCTCGCGGTTCCGTCGCAGTCGCTCCGCGCCAACCTCGCCGAGTGGACCGAGTCCATTCCAGAGGACGCCACGCTGCTGAGCCTCGCCAAGGGAATAGAGACCGGAACGTTACTGCGGATGAGTCAGGTCATCGCACAGGTGACAGGTGCCGATCCAAGCCGAATCGCATCGTTGTCCGGGCCGAACCTGGCTCGCCCGATCGCCGAGGGCCAGCCGGCCGCGACAGTCATTGCCTGTACCGATTCCAGGCGTGCACTCGAGGTCCAGAAGTCCTGCGCCACAGGCTATTTCCGTCCGTACACCAATACCGACGTGATCGGCTGCGAAATCGGTGGCGCGTGCAAGAACGTCATCGCGCTTGCATGCGGCATGGCCAGCGGGGTGGGGTACGGCGAGAACACTCTCGCCTCGATCATGACGAGAGGACTCGCGGAGATCATTCGTCTCGGCACGGCGCTCGGCGCGAAGCCTGCGACGCTGGCCGGTCTCGCGGGCGTCGGAGATCTCGTCGCGACGTGTTCGTCCACGCTGTCGCGTAATCGAACCTTCGGTGAGCGTCTGGGAGCCGGTGGGTCGATGGAGAGTGCCCAGAAAGCCGCCCACGGACAGGTCGCCGAAGGTGTGAAGTCATGCACCTCGGTGCGTGCACTTGCCGAGAGCTACGACGTCGAGATGCCGTTGACCGAGGCCGTCCACCGAGTGTGTCATGAGGGGCTGTCGGTCCCCGACGCCGTGGGGCACCTCCTCGGACGCAGAATCAAGCCCGAGTAG